A DNA window from Fragaria vesca subsp. vesca linkage group LG3, FraVesHawaii_1.0, whole genome shotgun sequence contains the following coding sequences:
- the LOC101314451 gene encoding U-box domain-containing protein 33-like: MELMQHSHPPHHRPAGEPTSGFSPPVSFRRGFGSPAASSQLPEIFEETGDGGGGGGGGDKVHVAVGKSVEKAVSLLRWSVKQFGGREICILHVHQPAHLIPTLLGKLPASKANAEVVSAFRKEEKEQKMKLLQSYLIICGKAKVKASIAMVEADEIQKGIVESVHRHGVRKLVMGTLRAFLKRNYLLFIIYNIVTNVKYSCMKVKRSSGKASYAAKNAPLFCEIWFINKGKHLWTRAASEGQSALPTCTQLQIASEGNFEPIQHRKNEEFHPECLQSSSANNDFSRISNWFQSDPGRSETAQSPSTLSCSTHIFLPHNIHASTRTSSSSGSGYSSAEGRASLDSDLCSRLTEATLEVEASMEKASSELLKCNRLESEAMEAIDKVKAFEFAYAREIKLRTEAEDALRTTLDEQERMLEEKEELSRNIRNTMRNIALLDSRVHEANRRSEEASGEVKQIQTSIAALCQEKQGIQRQKMEAIRWLERWRSHRQAGAANYNGLIGSVEELLKLAEFSLSDLQTATCNFSESFKIGQGGYGCVYKGEMLGRTVAIRKLHPHNMQGQSEFQQEVQVLCKIQHPHLVTLLGVCLEAWSLVYEYLPNGSLQDHLFRKSNVSFMTWKTRVRIIAEISSALCFLHSSKPEKIVHGDLKPQNILLDSEFRCKICDFGICRLVTEENLYSANFGQFTEPKGAFSYTDPELQRIGVLTPKSDIYSFGLIILQLVTRRPPVGLANEVRKALLSGNLTAILDSSAGEWPDSVAKRLVQLGLQCCELNSRARPELTPSLVREFEQLHVSEERPVPSFFLCPIRQEIMHDPQVAADGFTYEGEALLKWLQNGGETSPMTNLKLSHLHLTPNHALRLAIQDWLCKS; the protein is encoded by the exons ATGGAGCTCATGCAGCATTCACATCCTCCTCATCACCGCCCTGCCGGCGAACCCACTTCTGGGTTCTCACCTCCGGTGAGTTTCCGACGTGGGTTTGGCTCGCCGGCCGCTAGTTCCCAGTTGCCGGAGATTTTTGAAGAAACTGGTGATGGTGGTGGTGGTGGTGGTGGTGGTGACAAGGTACACGTGGCGGTTGGAAAGTCTGTGGAGAAAGCTGTGAGCTTGCTGCGTTGGAGTGTGAAGCAATTTGGTGGTAGAGAGATTTGTATACTTCATGTTCATCAACCTGCTCACCTCATTCCAACTCTCT TAGGGAAGCTACCTGCAAGTAAAGCAAATGCTGAAGTGGTGTCTGCTTTCAGGAAGGAGGAAAAGGAACAGAAAATGAAGCTTTTGCAAAGTTATTTGATCATTTGTGGTAAAGCAAAG GTTAAAGCAAGCATTGCAATGGTTGAAGCTGATGAAATCCAGAAAGGAATTGTAGAATCGGTGCACAGGCATGGAGTTAGGAAGCTTGTTATGGGGACA TTAAGGGCTTTTTTAAAGAGAAATTATTTACTTTTTATTATATATAATATAGTAACTAATGTCAAGTATAGTTGTATGAAGGTGAAAAGGAGCTCCGGCAAAGCAAGTTATGCAGCCAAAAATGCTCCCTTGTTCTGTGAAATATGGTTTATCAACAAAGGGAAACATCTATGGACAAGAGCTGCTTCGGAGGGCCAAAGTGCTCTGCCTACCTGCACTCAACTGCAAATTGCTTCTGAAGGAAATTTTGAACCAATTCAACATAGAAAGAATGAGGAATTTCACCCAGAGTGTCTCCAGTCCAGTTCTGCCAATAATGATTTTTCCAGAATCAGTAACTGGTTTCAGAGTGATCCGGGTCGGTCAGAAACCGCTCAATCACCATCAACTTTATCTTGTTCTACCCATATATTCTTACCCCACAATATTCATGCTTCAACTAGAACAAGTTCTAGCTCTGGTTCAGGATATAGTTCTGCTGAGGGAAGGGCGTCTTTAGATTCGGATTTGTGTAGTAGGCTTACAGAAGCTACTCTTGAAGTTGAGGCATCGATGGAGAAGGCATCTTCAGAGCTATTGAAGTGCAACAGATTAGAATCAGAAGCTATGGAAGCCATTGACAAG GTCAAAGCATTTGAGTTTGCCTATGCGCGTGAAATTAAACTTAGAACAGAAGCTGAGGATGCCCTGAGAACTACATTGGATGAACAAGAAAGAATGTTGGAGGAGAAGGAAGAACTTTCTAGGAATATAAGGAATACCATGAGAAATATTGCTCTTCTAGATAGTCGAGTGCATGAAGCAAATCGTAGGTCAGAGGAAGCTTCTGGAGAAGTAAAACAAATTCAGACTTCAATTGCAGCTCTCTGCCAAGAAAAACAGGGTATCCAACGACAGAAGATGGAAGCCATACGCTGGCTTGAACGGTGGAGAAGTCATCGACAAGCTGGAGCTGCAAACTACAATGGTCTCATTGGGTCTGTTGAAGAATTGCTCAAGCTGGCAGAATTCTCATTGTCAGATCTGCAAACTGCAACATGCAATTTTTCAGAGAGCTTTAAGATTGGGCAGGGAGGGTATGGTTGTGTTTATAAGGGGGAAATGTTAGGAAGAACTGTCGCTATAAGGAAGCTACACCCTCATAACATGCAAGGACAATCAGAGTTTCAACAAGAG GTACAAGTTCTTTGTAAAATACAGCATCCTCATCTTGTGACCTTGCTTGGTGTGTGTCTAGAAGCCTGGTCCCTTGTGTATGAGTATTTACCAAATGGGAGCCTCCAAGATCATCTATTCAGGAAAAGTAACGTGTCTTTCATGACATGGAAGACCCGAGTACGTATAATTGCTGAAATCTCTAGTGCCCTTTGCTTCTTGCACTCTTCTAAACCTGAAAAGATTGTCCATGGTGATTTGAAGCCCCAAAACATACTACTTGATTCGGAATTCAGATGCAAGATTTGTGATTTTGGGATTTGCAGGCTGGTAACTGAGGAAAACCTTTACTCTGCAAATTTCGGCCAGTTCACTGAACCAAAGGGTGCATTTTCTTACACAGATCCAGAGCTTCAGAGAATTGGAGTTTTGACACCCAAATCCGATATTTACTCCTTCGGGCTAATTATTCTTCAGTTAGTCACCAGAAGGCCTCCAGTTGGTTTAGCAAATGAGGTGCGCAAAGCACTTCTGAGTGGAAATTTGACAGCAATTCTGGATTCGTCAGCTGGAGAGTGGCCTGATTCCGTGGCAAAGCGATTGGTACAGCTTGGGTTGCAATGCTGTGAATTAAATAGTAGAGCAAGACCAGAGCTTACACCTTCTTTAGTGAGGGAATTCGAGCAGTTGCATGTCTCCGAAGAGCGACCTGTGCCATCCTTTTTTTTGTGTCCAATCCGTCAG GAAATAATGCATGACCCTCAGGTGGCAGCTGACGGCTTTACTTATGAAGGGGAAGCTCTGCTTAAATGGTTGCAAAATGGCGGGGAAACTTCTCCGATGACCAATTTGAAATTAAGTCACTTGCATCTTACTCCAAACCATGCCTTACGGCTTGCTATTCAAGATTGGCTTTGCAAGTCTTGA